A stretch of Lathyrus oleraceus cultivar Zhongwan6 chromosome 6, CAAS_Psat_ZW6_1.0, whole genome shotgun sequence DNA encodes these proteins:
- the LOC127091487 gene encoding uncharacterized protein LOC127091487, with protein MAGEQHSDHSRPLVNYNMDDGPPSHEADVRDGHPSTPSPEPQNNGDASHARNLGAETFHPIPVPVEGDAVMIAMVNALNQAGSMLHQQHERIMALEAERQEARPQPVSRIQQRSEPTKKRGRRSPEPHASRARARRDGGRARTSPRRGHSPDNNELSPLRSDEEDLHCPLSRAIMEAPLPKGMEKPPNLAVYDGTTDPDDHVDNVNAMLDYRNDITGHLKCRLFSTTLRKGAMAWYKSLAPESITSWRVMRSMFTRHFTASRRHPKTEATLEAIVQKKNETLRSYIERFNQEAVEVDTTEHMKKYLLERGLLPGSELSRAVGIEPPRTLNELLHKAQAYIRYEEKQVAHNARSGRNAGETEHSKREDTSISRRNGDKRREERPREVREGRGPAGRYSEYTLLTAPRERILAECINSEFKQGRVRFPKPSAPKPNTDKSKYCRFHRSHGHVTEDCVHLKDAIEILIQEGHLKQYTRKNEAPRHDEPEKKRPRENTPPDNSPYQVALCVSRPEDFFLPEPLPEGKITALSPWEDFPTTLVISGGGTNGESAALSVKRKFDELLLTAPEQKATLTKYRGKSNPISFFLEELPGGSPNSAIPLLIRAKMARFDVRRILVDEGSSVDIMYVHLFKTLKLDKTNLAPYVGSDLQGFNGATTRPWGYVELLVTFGEQETAREVKIQFLVVDCPSLYNCIFGRPTLAELTAVPSTVHLKMKYYTKLGRVVTIHGDIEAARRCYDAAVKGQAVVSTKSNCNNKKLKTEDLARGVNAIDLDCRIGLDETEEGRFPKERSLEHPVRPIPDGEFELIPLRDDPERTVKIGKGLPEETREELVACLKENSDLFAWNAAEMPGLDPEIACHKLAVDRAAKPIAQRRRKQSPEKAEAAERAVKDLLEANFISEAQYTTWLSNVVLVKKNNGKWRMCVDYTDLNRACPKDAFPLPNIDSLVDNSAGFKLLSFMDAYSGYNQIPMSPADKKHTAFMTPTGNYYYNVMPFGLKNAGATYQRMMNKVFKDEIGDMLEVYMDDMIVKSHEEITHARHLTKVFEQARQCKMRFNPEKCTFGVRAGKFLGFYLTERGIEANPDKCRAFSEFPTPKTKKSIQSLNGVLASLSRFIAKSAQHALPFFRLLRKEATFDWTDECEQALLHLKKVLSQPPVLSRPSEKETLYLYLSVATEAVSAVLIRETDEGQKPIYFTSKALQGPELRYQQIEKVALALINTARRLRYYFLAHTIKVRTDQPIKQLLRRPDMAGRMLKWSLELSEFDIQYESRKALKAQALADFVAEMTHCPTPAESAHKWTIFVDGASSTSGSGAGIILENEEGILIEVSLALAFPTSNNQAEYEAFLAGMRLAEDLGAKEALVTDNGTQFTDGGFQDFIASLGTTQHFTSVEHPQTNGQAEAANRVILRGLKRRLGEAKRAWVEELHSVLWAYRTTPHSTTGETPFRLTYGTEAVIPVEIRTPTRRTEEPLDEEMNDETLRAELDLVEEIRSEAALRETTLKQKIALRHDAKVIKREFQVGTLVLRRNQKNPREGKLAANWEGPYRVRDKTSNGAYYLENLQGEQLARPWNAEKLRQYYS; from the exons ATGGCCGGAGAACAACATAGCGATCACAGCCGTCCCCTCGTCAACTACAACATGGACGACGGCCCGCCATCCCATGAAGCGGACGTTCGGGACGGTCATCCATCCACCCCGTCTCCAGAGCCCCAAAACAACGGAGATGCCTCTCACGCCCGCAATTTAGGGGCAGAGACATTTCATCCCATTCCCGTTCCCGTTGAAGGAGACGCCGTAATGATTGCCATGGTGAATGCCCTCAATCAAGCCGGTTCTATGCTCCACCAGCAGCACGAACGAATCATGGCCCTCGAAGCCGAACGACAAGAGGCCCGGCCCCAGCCGGTGAGTAGGATACAACAACGTTCGGAGCCAACGAAGAAGCGAGGACGTCGCTCTCCCGAACCCCACGCCAGCAGGGCACGCGCCCGTCGTGACGGTGGTCGAGCGAGAACATCACCAAGGCGCGGGCACAGCCCCGACAACAACGAACTGTCTCCCTTAAGGAGCGACGAGGAAGATTTGCATTGCCCCCTATCTCGGGCAATAATGGAAGCCCCGCTCCCCAAGGGCATGGAGAAACCGCCAAACCTAGCTGTGTACGACGGGACTACAGATCCCGACGATCACGTCGACAACGTCAACGCGATGCTCGACTACCGCAATGATATAACCGGGCACCTCAAATGTCGACTGTTCTCAACGACCCTCAGGAAAGGGGCCATGGCTTGGTACAAAAGCTTGGCCCCTGAGTCCATTACGTCATGGAGAGTCATGAGGTCCATGTTCACCAGGCACTTTACAGCTTCCCGTCGTCACCCCAAGACTGAGGCGACCCTTGAAGCCATAGtgcagaagaagaatgaaacACTGCGCTCATACATCGAGCGATTCAACCAGGAAGCTGTCGAGGTAGATACCACCGAGCACATGAAGAAGTATCTCCTCGAGAGAGGTCTCTTACCCGGCAGTGAACTTAGCAGAGCCGTAGGGATCGAGCCTCCCCGCACCTTAAACGAGCTCCTGCATAAAGCCCAGGCCTACATCAGATACGAGGAAAAGCAGGTGGCACACAATGCCCGCAGCGGACGTAACGCTGGGGAGACCGAGCACTCAAAACGCGAGGACACGAGCATTTCCCGTCGCAACGGAGACAAACGAAGAGAAGAAAGACCTCGCGAGGTCCGGGAAGGAAGAGGCCCCGCGGGCAGATATAGCGAGTACACCTTACTGACAGCTCCTCGAGAGCGTATCCTCGCAGAATGTATCAACTCTGAATTTAAGCAGGGCAGGGTCAGGTTCCCAAAACCGTCTGCGCCAAAGCCCAACACCGACAAATCAAAGTACTGCCGGTTCCACAGAAGTCACGGGCACGTGACCGAAGACTGCGTCCACCTGAAAGATGCGATTGAAATTTTAATCCAAGAAGGGCACCTGAAGCAGTACACGAGGAAGAACGAAGCTCCCAGACACGACGAGCCAGAGAAGAAGAGACCCCGGGAAAACACACCCCCCGACAACTCTCCCTATCAAGTGGCCCTCTGCGTGTCACGACCGGAAGATTTCTTCCTCCCCGAACCATTGCCCGAGGGCAAGATCACTGCACTCAGCCCCTGGGAAGACTTCCCTACCACACTGGTGATATCAGGAGGAGGAACTAACGGGGAATCCGCGGCCCTCTCCGTCAAACGTAAGTTCGACGAACTCCTACTGACTGCCCCCGAGCAGAAAGCGACATTGACAAAATACCGGGGAAAATCCAACCCAATATCCTTCTTCCTGGAGGAACTCCCGGGCGGATCCCCGAACTCGGCCATCCCACTATTGATAAGAGCAAAGATGGCCCGATTCGACGTACGGCGCATCCTGGTCGACGAAGGCAGCTCAGTGGATATCATGTACGTCCACCTCTTCAAGACTCTGAAGCTAGACAAGACCAACTTAGCCCCCTACGTCGGATCAGATCTCCAAGGATTCAACGGAGCAACAACCAGACCGTGGGGATATGTTGAGCTCCTCGTCACCTTCGGCGAACAAGAAACGGCCAGGGAAGTCAAAATCCAATTCCTGGTCGTAGACTGTCCGTCTCTCTACAATTGCATCTTTGGACGCCCGACACTGGCCGAACTCACTGCGGTCCCATCCACCGTCCACCTGAAGATGAAATACTACACCAAATTGGGACGTGTGGTCACCATCCATGGTGACATCGAAGCAGCCCGACGATGCTACGACGCCGCAGTAAAAGGACAGGCCGTAGTCAGCACGAAGAGCAACTGCAACAACAAAAAACTCAAGACCGAGGATCTTGCCCGAGGAGTCAACGCCATCGACCTCGACTGTCGCATCGGGCTGGACGAGACCGAAGAGGGGAGGTTCCCCAAGGAACGCTCTCTCGAACACCCGGTCCGACCAATCCCCGACGGGGAGTTCGAACTCATTCCTCTTAGGGACGATCCGGAAAGGACGGTGAAGATAGGTAAGGGACTACCCGAGGAAACAAGAGAAGAGCTAGTAGCATGCCTCAAAGAGAACTCCGACCTCTTCGCGTGGAATGCCGCAGAAATGCCCGGGCTGGACCCCGAGATCGCGTGTCATAAGCTAGCTGTAGACCGGGCAGCCAAGCCCATAGCACAGCGTAGACGCAAGCAATCGCCCGAAAAGGCAGAGGCTGCCGAGCGAGCTGTAAAAGACCTCTTAGAGGCAAATTTTATTTCTGAAGCCCAGTACACAACCTGGCTCTCTAATGTAGTCCTCgttaagaaaaataatggaaaatggcgtatgtgtgttgattatactgATCTTAATAGGGCTTGCCCGAAAGATGCTTTCCCCCTCCCTAATATAGACTCGCTCGTTGACAACTCTGCAGGTTTTAAACTCTTGTCCTTCATGGACGCATATAGTGGATACAACCAGATCCCTATGTCGCCCGCAGACAAGAAACACACAGCGTTCATGACCCCAACGGGCAATTACTATTACAACGTGATGCCGTTCGGGCTCAAGAACGCTGGCGCTACATACCAACGCATGATGAACAAAGTCTTCAAGGACGAAATAGGGGACATGCTCGAAGTATACATGGACGACATGATCGTCAAATCACACGAGGAGATAACCCATGCTCGACACCTTACGAAGGTATTCGAGCAGGCGAGACAGTGTAAAATGAGGTTCAACCCCGAGAAATGCACGTTCGGAGTCCGGGCAGGCAAGTTCCTCGGTTTCTATCTCACCGAAAGAGGGATCGAGGCCAACCCCGACAAATGCCGGGCATTCTCGGAGTTTCCGACCCCGAAAACCAAAAAATCGATCCAGTCACTCAATGGAGTGCTCGCCTCACTCTCCCGTTTCATCGCCAAGTCCGCCCAGCACGCATTGCCATTCTTCAGACTCCTTCGCAAAGAGGCCACCTTCGACTGGACCGATGAATGCGAGCAAGCGCTACTCCATCTAAAGAAGGTTCTGTCCCAACCCCCGGTCTTATCACGGCCATCAGAAAAGGAAACCCTATACTTATACCTATCCGTGGCGACCGAGGCCGTCAGCGCCGTCCTAATAAGAGAAACCGACGAAGGACAAAAGCCCATCTATTTTACGAGTAAAGCACTCCAAGGTCCCGAGCTCCGATATCAGCAAATCGAAAAGGTCGCCCTGGCCCTCATCAACACAGCGAGGAGACTACGATATTACTTCCTCGCACACACGATAAAGGTGAGGACCGACCAGCCAATCAAACAGCTGCTCCGGCGCCCGGATATGGCCGGGAGGATGCTCAAGTGGTCACTAGAACTCTCCGAATTCGACATACAATACGAAAGTAGGAAAGCCTTGAAAGCTCAGGCGCTGGCCGACTTCGTCGCGGAGATGACCCACTGCCCGACTCCAGCAGAAAGCGCCCACAAATGGACGATCTTCGTCGATGGCGCCTCTAGCACATCAGGCAGCGGGGCCGGGATCATCCTCGAAAATGAAGAAGGGATCCTGATAGAGGTATCGTTAGCGCTAGCGTTCCCAACATCAAACAACCAAGCGGAATACGAAGCCTTCCTCGCAGGCATGAGGTTAGCCGAGGACCTGGGAGCAAAAGAG GCACTTGTCACAGACAACGGGACACAATTCACGGACGGAGGATTCCAGGACTTCATCGCCAGCCTGGGCACCACACAGCATTTCACGTCTGTCGAGCATCCGCAGACGAACGGGCAGGCAGAGGCGGCCAACAGGGTAATCTTACGTGGCCTCAAACGCAGACTCGGCGAGGCAAAGAGGGCATGGGTCGAGGAGCTACATAGCGTCCTATGGGCCTACCGCACGACACCACATTCTACCACCGGGGAAACCCCGTTCCGACTAACTTACGGCACTGAGGCAGTCATCCCGGTGGAGATACGGACGCCAACGAGGAGGACAGAGGAGCCCCTAGACGAGGAAATGAACGATGAAACCCTTAGAGCCGAGCTCGACCTAGTCGAGGAGATACGTTCCGAAGCAGCTCTCCGGGAAACAACCCTCAAACAAAAGATAGCACTACGCCATGACGCGAAAGTCATAAAAAGAGAGTTCCAGGTCGGCACCCTGGTCCTCAGAAGAAACCAGAAAAACCCGAGAGAGGGCAAACTGGCGGCCAACTGGGAAGGCCCTTACCGCGTCCGCGACAAAACGAGCAACGGGGCCTATTACCTAGAAAACCTACAAGGAGAACAACTCGCTCGACCATGGAACGCAGAAAAACTTAGACAGTATTACAGCTAA